AGGATCGGGCGGTCCCACACTTTCACACTTTCAACTTGCTCCAACACAATTAACAGAGCTTTATTATTTCAGAAATTATCCAACACTGGATACAGAATTCTTTAGAgaataatgtgtattttattattcaatcTCAGGTCAATCTCAAACATTTAAACCGCAGTTGGGACAGCAACATTGCAATTAAAACTGACACCAACATGCACTTCACAGATAAATATTATCAAAGGGCATATCTATTGAAATACTGTTTAAACGCATCAGCGTATAGTTATAACTATGTATTCGAAAtgccaattaaaaatgtatattaaaataaataaaataaaaaagaggacAGGTCTGACAATCACAGAATAAACGTTAGAAATAATCTACTCACCTATTTGAACAGCAAGAAACAATGAAATATATCTTCCAGACAAAGTTAATCCCATCGTACGTCCAGTAAAACCATTGGAGTATATGCCAATTTTAGATAGTTGTGAGGGGAAAAGATTGCCAAATCTGAGCGTTGTACATCGCGGTTCAGTTCAAGCAGCTATTCAGAAActctttgtgattttttttccgaTGTCGGCGAGGCGCAGAGAAGTGAAATGGTGCACCCCGTTAAGAGAAGGCGGTAATGCCTCGTGTTTTTTCTCTCCCTGCTTCACGCCCACATCTCAAGCTTGACGTAAAATTCACCGTCGGACTCCCCACTTCTCTATTTTCTCATTTGCTAGACCGGGCTGGCCCCTTTCTCCCCCCTCTCGCACTGTACTGGCATTTCAGGGATTGCGGAGATGTCCGCATATATCTGCTCTCTGGTGGTCTCACCTATCCAACCTCATGCAATGAAGCTCACACGTGGACCCGTGACCCATATATGGATACACGTGCAGACTTCATAGTGCTTAGTTTAATCATTTTATGTGGCTGGTGGAAAAAGGTGAGATTAAGTTTGGGTTCAGGTTTGGTTAAAGGCCGTACTACCTATATTAATGACTGTGATGCTGTATCCTAATTTACGCATTCATCGGACCATTTATAGTAGTATCCTTGCACCATATCAGTTGGAGATAAAGCAGAATTTGATTAATGACATGCCCACATTTTTCTTGAGTCTTGTTCCTGCGTTATTGATGATTTGTTTGTGACTTAAACACTCCACTATAATAATAAGGCTTGTCTGAGGTGAATTGAGGTAAGCGTATTCTGAGTAGGATGTTTTTGGTGCGTCGTGAAAATTCTGTTATCCAAAAATACCCCAATTACATTGTCAATTAAGTAAACAATGCACAACCGAGAAGTATATGATGCTCTAACAGTATGTTGTTTTCAAAGATTGATACATTTGACTAATTAAGATGTAGTCATTATTTCCAGGCCTTACTTCAAAACTATATGCTGTATATTATAGGCTCAGTTAAAGATGAGGAATCATCTAAATGGGCTGAGATGAGGAGTTGGCTATATGTTACAACTGAGAGAAAGGTAGTGATGTCTGtatcactggaaaaaaaaaagttcgtACCCCACTGACGTCAGCGGAATTTGTAGCCAACCAATGAGTACTGAGTATTGATGcacaccaatttttttttttcagagacaCTGACTTCAGGAGGAGAATACTAAAAAGTTACCTAGGGCATTCTAGCTGAAGGAGAATCCGACCAGTGAGTAGAAACCGTGTGCTGAGTAATTAGGTCCCCTGACAGTTCATTTAGAGTCCAGACTATACATAAGCCAAGAGACCGATGCCCTGAGGACTGTTCACAATCGGATCTAAATGTCTTTGGTGAATGACAGTACGGTTGACTTTTAGTATTCAACGCATGGTGAAAATGAATATGTGTGTATTCACGCAAAGATGCATGTCACGCGGAGCAGATATTGTGTGTAAATTCGTGCACAAGAAAAATGAGCAGTTGCACAACCCATGGACAAATACCTGCATAATGAGTTGCAATGCAGTGAGCGATGCAATATGGTGGATTTAATTTATAGAGAATGCTAAGGGAGTCTAAACAATGGTAGGTTTTTAATTcatttgtctccatcttgtggcGAAGCTGCGCGATAACATTTACGATGTATCTGGGTTAGGAGCCCTCTTtgatcaaaaatgtaaatattttcatgCAGATCAATAATATAAGACGGTGAGTCTTGGAGAAGCTCAAAAACCCTGAAGTGATTTGTCAGCTCGTATAAACACCGACATTAAATGAAGTGTCATTTCGACTGCTCAGGGAATCCCAGTTTAATGTGTTTGTCCCCATCCTACCCAGCAATTACTAGCTTGAGAGGTTTTCCGTGGTGACTCATTGGGGTGGGCGCGgggagacagaaagagagagagagatggagaaaagGGGGATTCCGGTATTCCTGCAGCAGCATTGATGCAGCACAGCCCATGTTTCATTAATATGGAGGCAGTGGAGTGAATGAGGTAAGGCGCCGATTGCATCAGcagagtttctttctttctttctttcgtaaAAATGGGATTGCTTTGAGCAGTGAAATAGAGGGACAAATAATTCCTAAACAGTGCATTGATGAATTagttttattagttactaattgATCTATTAGTcactagttcattcattcattcattcattttcctttggcttagtccctttattcatcaggggtcgccacagcgaaatgaaccaacaacttatccagcatatgttttacgtagcggatgcccttccagcacactgggaaacacccatacactctcacattcacacacacacacacacacacacacacacacacacacacacacacacacacacactcagtacggccaatttagtttacccaattcaccgcatgtgtttggactgttgggtttGTACCTGCTCTAAGGTGGcaggtaaccactgagccaccgtgtcaccttacttgttaattagttagttattagtaactaagAAAGTTATGGTAATAaccacattcattaattttcctctattttgatagcaatagccatcttccaacaatccaatcggTTCCCCAAGAATAAAATCATGCAATGCACTACTTTATTACTCATTTCGGCACCGTTCCAATTGTATGTACGTCACATATGGGAAAAAAAGGACAATCATAGATTTCATTGTATTCCTTAGACTTTAAATAGGTAATTTCTTTGTACATGTTATCTCTAAGATAAATGCTTGCCTTTATAAACTACAGTTTGCTATAACACTTGGGTCCAAAATGGACTTTTCTGTTTAATTATaatgggctctatcatacacccggcacagctaaaacaacacaattcttgagggggGTTTTAAggactacttaattttttttatattcaatccacttaagtttgtaaaaaccgGAAAGTTagattaatttcttcatgttgtctgaacacaaatcgactgtgtggaaccctgcatgttTCACAGCGCTTCAAGCTTCAATCTTTTTGGGTATGTTATTATTGGCTATTCATTACCATGGCCTAAAGCTTAACCTGAAAGTATTAATGACAAGAGTGTAAGGTGTTGAAATCTGAACAGAGATTTGATGAACAAATAACAAAGACAATGGTTTCATGctaaacgtttattattagtGTATATTAGTAAATCACTCCATGGCATTAAAGCAGATAAAATCAGCATATAGTAGTTAGTACAGTTATCCAATAACTATATAATTATATGCAATGAAAAATTCATATAATGTTGATTAACATTTAGTTTAAGTGGAAAAATTAGGCTTGTGCATTTAAAAACCAGAGTGTGTGAAAAAACATTTCCTAACACATTACTGTTTCCGGTTTTTGTTGATAGACTATGTTTTCATATGAGCACACAGCAGTTTTGGACACACATGGAAATAGTAATGTCAAAGGCATACCTGCTAACACTTCTCTCCCTTTTttttcaactttctttttttaattttttttaccaggAGTAATGATTTATTTCTCCACACTTTGCTAAAGAATTTTTAGACCTTCAGGTAAGTTGGGATGAAAATGGATATAAATGTTAATCACATGAAAGTATTTATAGACCATATCATCCTCATAAGAACCAATTTATGTGTTtgaattgtgtttgtttgtttgtttgtttgtttgtttggttggttggttggttgtttgtttgtatgctaTAGTGATACCATCCCACCCCCAAAATTAGAAATGACCAAATTGGACCCCTCAAATTCTTAAACTTGCGCTTCTTTGCTTCATTTCATGATTTAAGCAGCTTCCAAAAATAATATGACAAGATAAGAAACCTGTTTGAACATTATAGGCATACACATATAATGAGACCTAGAATTTACTTATTCTAATTTCTTAAAGGGGACGTATTATGCCacttttcacaagatgtaaaatgagtctctgatgtccccagagtatatatatatatatatatatatatatatatatatatatatatatatatatatatatatatatatatatatgaagtttgagctcaaaatatcacacagataatattttataactctttgaaactgaccttttagactttgatcctaattgtggctttttggtgactgtcgctttaaattcaaataagattgtgctcttttcaaaagagggcggagctacaaatgcctgtgtgtcagcatattggcagattcaaaaacaacactGACTTACTAAGCTAATGTGGAAgataatgggcggggctttccttctctgatgacacgtacaatgtAAAATGTCTATCAAAGTGTATCTGCTTTCATCaatctgattataaaaaatacaattgataCATAtttatcattagaagctggttatattcatcaACTGTTGCCACACTACTGCGTTTAAACCccttaaaaaagtgatttttgtataataggtgccctttaatactctTGACTAAATGTTTCAGACAtgtttaagtctttaaattgaacAGGTCCAATGGAAATTTTGAAACAATCTATTTTTAACAGTCCAGAGTTAGCAGGTATAGTTATTCAAGTAAAAACATGAACATTGGCTTCAACAGAATTGGTTAAGAAAGCAAAGCAACACAATAAATGGTACTGAAAGCCCTTTCGGTCCTTCCTCTCTTTCTGCTCTATCTTTTCTCTCCGGTTCTCTTGTGGGAATCAGTTAAGCACGTTGATTTCCAGCTGATTGGTGATCTGACTCAGTGGGATGCAGTCCAGACAGCCTATCAGCACCTTCTTCCCTGGAGAAGAAGGGGTGATGGTGTCTTTATATTTCACTGAGCCACCAGGTGCAACAGTGCTGTAAGTAGAAAATGGATATAGTatgaatatagatagatagatagatagacagacagacagacagacagacagacagacagacagatagatagatagatagatagatagatagatagatagatagatagatagatagatagatagatagatagatagatagatagatagatagatagatagatagatagatagatagatagatagatagatttcagCGCATTGGCATCTATCAGCATGTCACTGAGCAGAGCAAAaatggttgacgttgtccatccacaagatggcggcagagactgcataataagcccttagaggagaaaagatctggatattttaaactacagctgatcacattattataaaacaggtgactttctaagttgatctctctcttttgtgtgttgtagttctgtatttataccatagtaattgtagtgtattgagtgtcaGATGgcactcgcatatcaggaatgtttGTATTTCGTGTTGGCCACTCTTCGTATAAGCCTGAGTTACTTTATTGTTggtcatctgtttgtttctaatgagtctcctgttttcgttactgcagactatttcagtaaaaagaaagaaggaaagaaaaaatgCCCTCATGTGTTTAGCACTACAGTAATCTGGTAGGGAttgtgctgctttggctttttcagggttaattattgtgatctcccgattgcaacagaaaatactgggaaatctctgtagactgatggcatttcatgctgttcagccttataatcttaaaatgtgagcaaaatcagctgttttgtcatcattttagacattacgcaggagaatcattcaaatactagctctaaagtgatgttggtgaagtagcaatggtttctgctgttctgacgtcagctgcagatgtgaatgaacagtGGAAGAAAGTAgctcctcatacaaaaggattttgagactctccgtctttgattttcttttttatgcacATGATTATGTGGTCAAACTGTGGTATaagcgcaatatcacactcgtagcagttcgatatggctgtatattgtcactgattggacactaaggcactcctcccaccagtgctgatataaagCTGTGAAACCAAAAGAAATAAGAtcctttaagaaacatgctaaatctgagcctggaccacaaaacatGTCATAAATGTCAAttataattgatatatatatatatatatatatatatatatatatatatatatatatatatatatatatatatatgtatatatatgtatatatatgtatatatatatatatgtatatatatgtatatatatatatatatatatatatatatatatatatatatatatatatatatatatatatgtgtgtgtgtgtgtgtgtgtgtgtgtgtgtgtgtgtgtgtgtgtgtgtgctgtatttgAAAGCTGAAAATAGCTGAATAAATAcactgatgtatggtttgtttggATTGCACAATAGTCTGGAATCTGAGGATTCAAAAAATCTCAATATTGAGGGGAAAATGCCTTTAacgttgtccaaattaagtttttagcaatgcatattaataatcAGACAATAAGTTTAAGTAAGTAAGTCATATTTTAGAATTTTCTGTGGATACttgtattttattacatgtttgatttctctgttgtttttagaaaagtgcattataaataaaatttattattattattattattaagttttgatatatttactatCATAGGAATGTCTTTgaggaacatgatctttacttctAACGATTTAgggcataaaataaatgttgacCCAATCCAATTATCCAATTATTGTTGGCttttcccaaaaaaaaaactgtgaatctTTTGTGGTCCAGTGTCAGAAATATGcactatttatttttacaaatgacTCGGTGAACATCAGCGCTGTTTGTTCATTATAAtactgtgttttgttttgtttagttaccTATTgaacttcattcattaatttttttttggtttagtccctgtATTCACCGTGGCATGAACCGataacttatctagcatatgttttacacagcggatgcccttccagctgcaacccagtacttggaaacacccatacacactcatttacacacacacacacacacaccacggccaatttactttattcacttTTCCTATAGCacatgagtttggactgtgggggaaaccggagcacccggagggaacccacactaacacggggagaacatgcaaactccacacagaaatgccaactgacccagccggggctcgaaccagcgaccttcttgctgtgaggtgacagcgctaaccactgagccaccgtgtccccTGTCTATTAAActtgtttgcttaaaaaaatgcattgcagTTCATTCAAACTTACTCATATGATTTGACTTTGGTTGTTGTAAGACCAGCTCCATCAAGACGAAGCTGAACATTTTTCAGCGTGATGTTATAGGGATTTTGGAATGACACGGTGACCATGAGATCCCTGCCAACCTGGGGCACTCCAGTCACCTGTGGGTCAAACATTACAACGACTAACATGAAATATCACATCTATCGCATGCGTTCTGTGATCGTTTATGTGAGCATATACACAGTACCTGCATCTTGAGTTCAGGAGGACGGAGATTGATAACTCTCATTGCTGAAAGGGACTTGCCAGTTTCGTTAACATGCCCATGCACCACAAAAAGCAGGTTGGATTGTTCCACAAGGAAGGACATGTAGTCTGCAGCTTGGACTTGCATCGTCACGCTTGTAGCTGGGAAATAATTCAGAAATATTAACTCTTACAGTATGTGctcttggggatgttttcatccactctggggtgattttgatcATTATTTtgaccacaactttctctgtgtttcagcaataGGGaggatttttgctgacaaatcttattttgacacatattttgggaaaattctttggaatttttaaaaaactcaacaataaaaacactctgcgcaaattgactaccctttcgttatgttgggggctgtttttgccccattgacttacattataATGCAATTTCATTGATAGCAactcatgacagcatataatcatgcattcttgattgttggtggtttaccctgttgggaagaggtaaaacttGTAATTTGTACTGTCAATTTATtagttacagtgcaaaaaaactgatgatcaacagtaaacattgcaaattgtacctcttctcaacagggaaaaccagcaatgCTGTCATGGGTTGCTATCAAAAAAGGCATtataataaaagtcaatggggcaaaacagcCAATAAACATAAAGCCGGACTCACTTTTCCAGGGGTCCACAGTTGGACTGTAGTTCTCAAGCTTGAAAGTTGAGCTGGTGAGACCTGTGTAGTACACCGCGCAGCCAGTGACAGTGAGACTGACGGTGCAGGTTTGGCTGGTCTGGTTCTTTATGTTCATCGTCAGCGTGAAGTTGTCCCCAATTTTGATAGTTTCAGCCTTGATCTCGATTTGCACTCCTGCTTCAGGGAGAGGCGAGTATTTCCTCTTAGGAATGCCCCGCCGCTCGGCCATGTGCATGGCACGTTTGTCATCAGCACTGCCTGCAGTCGGAAAGAGTGTTGAAAGATGGATGAGGAGTGTGTAATCATCCAACGCTAtatcacagcaattcataactttgatttagtggctaatttgtattctCATTCCTTCATTTGAGTAGgatctgtgtcgagtttcttcacgggtgttttgttttttctgaacgctacattaatgtacaagtagctaaaactcgctcattcagaagcaggaaccggcggacatgcaacaactttaatcatgaggtaaacacaaaacttttcatctggagctcctttacagactccacacttgtaaacactcgcttcatcGGACTTGCaactctcagcaccgcccacgctTGTCattgctaccaagccgaccaatcacagagcttgcgctacaatTCGTTGAGAtttgtagttatattttttgagaggtgcgcgtcagtgagggctatgcgaccacgtaAAGGCTGATCCAGACCATAAGTGTGCACTTGagttataaatcagcctttaggggtCATACCACCTTTTAAAGATGCTCCGTTTTCATACGAATTAAGTTGTATGAATTATTCAGACAATTTGTAATAaagtttcctcatgagattgggGTGGATCATCTGTGTTTACAAACTATGTACACACAGATTTGATCTTATGCCCCATTTACACGTGGCGTCAGAGTCAACGCTTCCTATtcacttaattatttttttattaggcCCTGGGCATACATGGTTATTGCATATGTGTGGTATAAGAATTTTATCTTGAATCATAAGAAGGCTGTATTGTTGGACGCCTCTACACAGAAATCTATAAATGAGGCCTCAGACATGAATCTTACCTTTTGGAtatttatagtttaaagtgatgtcaTCATAGCCGTCAGTGTTGGCGCTTTTGGTGACAATGAGCTGTCCCACATATGTGGTGTCCACGTGGACAATCTTTGAGTTTCCATACTTATCAAACTGATGGAAAACCACATCACTGTTCACCTGGAGAAAGGAGAGCATTTCAAATATAATTTTCGACTGAGTTTTCGAGATCTTTGAAACTAACGAAGTTTTGAGGGAGAAATAATCTGAGAATTGACATGTTTCTGACCTCTGCGAAGACAAATCTTGAATCAAACGAGTAGCTGAGATCTCCCTCTTTGATGGAAGTGACAGAAGTCGGGCCACATCGATAGAGAcctgaaagaaagaaggaaaatatTTTGTTTCTTGTTTAATTTCTCGCTGTATTTTAGTATCACTGGTGCATTTTTTATAAGGAATGTTATCAAAGATTCGTTTTTAGGTCACACTGTGATGCAAATGCATGAAGTCGGAGCTCATGTGAATAGCAGGGGTTAACGGTGGAAATATTacgacgattctaagggccccaGTCACAATGTTGCCAGATATAgttgactttttccagcccaaaagctgtccaaaacccagcCAAACCCGCAAATAAtacccaaaatattagatttatattttatatacctttaattaatttaaattgaaattaagCCAGTTACTTTTACTGTCATAAtgtttaaccatacagcaaccaacaacagcagtcacagaaccacaacaaaAACCAGATCACGTCGAAACCTATAACTACCTATTAGAGTTTGTTTTACTTTCCGAACGGGGTATAAATTCACCCCATTTGGCATTTTAAAGTCTTTTGAACATaatcaggtgctgcttgtcaatcagacaacacttcattatttgttcttgctgtcaaatGCAAAAAAATGATCGCTAAAAGTGTTTCGGTAGCCCgctgagtttaactgcaggcgctgcgtgATACTTGTGCACGtaaaggggagtcagatttgtccggggaCCCTGCTGTACCAAGACTGTGTGTGTCCCCTTAAGACTTTTGAGGGTTATTGAGAAATGTGGCTCTTCACAGACCTATGCTGTGTTTTGAGTGCCGCTCAAGTAGATGGCAATTCAAGTATGGCATCTACTTGATGACATAAGGCGTAGGGATGCGTAGGGATGGCATGTAATCAACTAACGTGAGAATTTATACAGAAACATTACAGAACTGTACCACTTCATTGAATGGAGGATAAAACATTCTGCATGAATGAATAGAATGAGTGTGTGCAAAATATGCTTCCAAAGACCAAGGCATTAACAGAGCTTAGCGCGAAAAACAATACAATGCAACATCATAGAACCTTATCGCTCATTAGTGAAAACATGGTCCAAGACTGCGGCAGAGTTTCTCGAAAGTGCACAACGCTATTTAAATGTTGCTGCATATGTGACAGCAACCAATCACCTGTGCCATGTAGATGATGTGGTAGGGTTGGACCCATCAGCCTGAGCATGCATAGTGTGTAGacttcatacactctcagaaataaaggtatgcgagctgtcactggggtgctaccttttcaaaaggtacaaatttgtacttaaaaGGGTACATATTGGACCTCAAGGGTGCATATTAGTACatgaaaagtacaaaagtgttcctcttaaagtTGTTAGGTACtaatattaggcatgggacgaaaaCTGTTTACAAGGTAtatcgtggtttggaaaagtcaaggttttaaaaccgccacaATCTTCTGCTaaaccattcctaaggtatatgtaagatagtttatttgattttttttaggacaacagtatctccagcagaaaagatatccaaagatgtcattttaatttCTAAAGAATTCTGTGgttttgaagctaatgaagacagcagaagtcaatgattcatttgaattgtttagctcagggggtgcccaaactcagtcctggagggccggtgtcctgcatatattagttccaaccccaattaaacacacatgaaccagcTAACCAAGCTCTTTCtgggtatactagaaacttccaagcaggtgtgttgaaagaagctgagctaaactatgcaggacacctaagtttggaaacccctgctccaaaatatttgaaatgtttctcagaataaaatatattgtgctcaaaagggattttttttgtttgttttttacccagacatttaaaaagaatataatttagagcagtaatcacaataccgtcaaaccgtgatatatttatccaaggttatcgaggtaccaatatgtacaaATTTGACCTTTTGAAaagctacactctcagaaataaaggcacaggagctgtcactggggcagtacctttttaaaaggtacatatttgtacctaaagggtccataatgctacctcaaaggtactttttaggtacatttggacaCTGATATGCACCTtcgaggtaccactgtggaccctttgggtacaaatatgtatcttttgaaaaggtactgccccagtgacagctcgcgtacctttattccTGAGAGTGTAGAGTGAATGATTATTAAATTTGTATATTCAGCTATAGAGAGAATGTCTAGGATCCTACCATCACTGGTCTCCTGAGGGGTGCTGTCAGCCACCTGCCAGCCAGAGTATTGGTCAGACAGATCAAACCTCTTTATGAACACCTCATTCCAGCAGTGGTAGTTCCTGTGAAAGATAGTAGGATATCATTGGCTGTGTTGGAAAGTTGAAATGCTGCCTCTGCATGATAACAACAATGAAAATGTCAATCCAATGATCATTTTTACATCCTGTCTAGTCTAAGTCTCAGATGTCATGCCTTTTGTCCCAAATTTctgttcatttctaaacataatagttttaataactcatttctaataactgaaatcgccactgaaatctcctggtgaaagattgatgtgacaattttcagtttcataagggcctttacagcatcgataatgtagatttataattagttcaacaacaaaacatcagtaaatagctgCTATTCCACCTTGCCTGcgttactgagctgaagttgcttttatattcacattgggtcattATTGAACAATCACAGCCTGTGCTGCGctcactatattgtttaccactactctgaatattcactctgaaatagcatgcaagtatggtttagtaataagtgtaattcctgcacgccaccAAGCTTACAGTGGTCACTTTAGgtgcatgagagagtgagaccaacgatcattgcatgcatgaaatattggaCATCATGACAAGCTCtgctgctacacaactgaaaacgtgctgatataatacagttttctgTTCAGAATTGTAGCATTATAAAGTTTTCTAAGTGGCAAATGACATGATTTAGTGGGTCTCTGGCATCTTTAATGTACATGTTCGCGATtttaggaggcgtggctttggacggcagggatTGTGCTTCAAACATGTAATGCTatccggttagcatttaggcagatcacctactgaaCCTTTAACCATCATGGCCTACTGTATCAGATTATATATGCATTGCATGTCTCACCAGATTGAATCTCTTGTCTTTTTTCTGTTCACACTCCCATCTGGATTCAGCATAATGTTTGCCTTTATGTTCCCTCCATTGTCGTGAGCAGAGCAGTAGTTGGTGATGACCCGTGAAGGCATCCCGAGGGCGCGGAAAACTAGATGTGACCATCACAAGGTCATGGGTAAATCATTTTGAAAGGGTCCAAATAAGATAAGCATTCAAAGAATGCACTGTTTTCATACTCACAAGTGTTGAGCGTGCCTGCAAACACCCAGCACTGAGCAAAACACACAGGCGTACCCCCCTGACTGGCATATTTGAGCAGGATTTCAGGACTTCCAGTCCAGGCGGTGGGTGCTGTGCCACTGGAGTAATCACCACTCCAGTTTCC
This window of the Danio aesculapii chromosome 24, fDanAes4.1, whole genome shotgun sequence genome carries:
- the f13a1a.1 gene encoding coagulation factor XIII, A1 polypeptide a, tandem duplicate 1: MALPSHLPWPWGSQRARIAFAFSNALEVSPPECEPLPGVTPRGQMPQTLSVQSLDMHITDNKRAHNTSMYKNSSLIVRRNKEFLIDIVFDRPFNETQDTVQLEFMIGSVPDENKGTYITVSFGSMMSDGSWKGRLLETQGNTIKVGITPDAQCIIGRFSTFAVVVSELGKRRTERNPATDFYVLFNPWDPSDQVYLPDEAERQEYVMNDVGTIYNGELSDMTSRSWNFGQFEEGVLDACLFVMDAGKVPLMYRGNATEVARQASALMNSIDDDGVLAGNWSGDYSSGTAPTAWTGSPEILLKYASQGGTPVCFAQCWVFAGTLNTFFRALGMPSRVITNYCSAHDNGGNIKANIMLNPDGSVNRKKTRDSIWNYHCWNEVFIKRFDLSDQYSGWQVADSTPQETSDGLYRCGPTSVTSIKEGDLSYSFDSRFVFAEVNSDVVFHQFDKYGNSKIVHVDTTYVGQLIVTKSANTDGYDDITLNYKYPKGSADDKRAMHMAERRGIPKRKYSPLPEAGVQIEIKAETIKIGDNFTLTMNIKNQTSQTCTVSLTVTGCAVYYTGLTSSTFKLENYSPTVDPWKTTSVTMQVQAADYMSFLVEQSNLLFVVHGHVNETGKSLSAMRVINLRPPELKMQVTGVPQVGRDLMVTVSFQNPYNITLKNVQLRLDGAGLTTTKVKSYDTVAPGGSVKYKDTITPSSPGKKVLIGCLDCIPLSQITNQLEINVLN